A DNA window from Niabella yanshanensis contains the following coding sequences:
- a CDS encoding glycoside hydrolase family 43 protein gives MNKFELKYRLSFFIGCVLILLSAGVQAQQKLQQFKPGALWMDDKGNHINAHGGGILFYNGMYYWFGEHKGEGSNNAYVGVTVYASKDLYNWKNEGVAFNVNDDKASLTQRGSIIERPKVIHNKHTKQFVMYFHLELAGQGYGAAYAAVAVSDKVTGPYKFLRASRVNPGHWPLNIPGGDRRQRINPDDYKTWWTDKWREGVEKGLFVQEHLYSGQMSRDMTLFVDDDSKAYHIYSSEENLTLHIAELSDDYTQHTGKYIRIAPAGHNEAPAIFKRNGKYYMITSGCTGWDPNAARLLVADQIMGEWKLLPNPCVGDGADKTFQSQGTYILPVAGKKDAFIFMADRWRPKNPIDGRYVWLPVQFKNELPVLSWLDEWDLKVFD, from the coding sequence ATGAATAAGTTTGAACTGAAATACAGGCTGTCTTTTTTTATAGGTTGTGTTCTTATCCTTCTAAGCGCGGGAGTACAGGCACAGCAAAAGTTACAGCAATTTAAACCGGGCGCATTGTGGATGGATGATAAAGGCAATCATATTAATGCGCATGGTGGTGGTATCTTATTTTACAACGGCATGTATTATTGGTTTGGCGAGCACAAGGGCGAAGGATCTAACAATGCTTATGTAGGAGTAACGGTGTATGCTTCTAAGGATCTGTATAACTGGAAAAATGAAGGCGTTGCATTTAATGTTAATGATGATAAAGCAAGTCTCACACAGCGGGGATCGATAATAGAAAGGCCGAAGGTTATTCATAATAAGCATACAAAACAGTTCGTAATGTATTTCCACCTGGAGCTGGCGGGGCAGGGTTATGGCGCAGCCTACGCCGCTGTGGCTGTCAGCGATAAAGTAACAGGTCCATACAAGTTTTTGCGTGCTTCAAGAGTAAACCCTGGTCACTGGCCATTGAATATACCGGGTGGTGACCGTAGACAAAGAATCAATCCTGATGATTACAAAACCTGGTGGACCGACAAATGGAGAGAAGGTGTGGAGAAAGGCTTGTTTGTGCAGGAACATTTATATAGCGGCCAGATGTCGAGAGACATGACCTTATTTGTAGATGATGATAGCAAAGCCTATCATATTTACTCTTCAGAAGAAAACCTTACGTTGCATATTGCCGAGCTTTCTGATGATTACACACAGCACACAGGCAAATACATTCGCATTGCACCTGCAGGTCATAACGAGGCGCCGGCCATCTTTAAAAGAAACGGAAAATACTATATGATCACTTCTGGCTGTACGGGTTGGGACCCCAATGCCGCTAGATTGTTGGTAGCAGATCAAATTATGGGTGAATGGAAATTACTCCCTAATCCTTGCGTGGGGGATGGGGCCGACAAAACATTTCAGTCACAGGGAACTTATATCTTACCTGTAGCCGGAAAGAAAGATGCTTTCATTTTTATGGCTGATCGCTGGCGACCTAAAAATCCCATAGACGGACGCTACGTTTGGCTGCCTGTACAATTTAAAAATGAGTTGCCGGTTTTGAGCTGGCTGGACGAATGGGACTTAAAAGTATTTGATTAA
- a CDS encoding DUF2264 domain-containing protein, which translates to MKSFFILIAVSVCYSQLLYGQGGSLSWDTVLQQKRVANQPAFKITNPDYKTSPKTGMTREHWKQMALYLLRGAFSYVDNIDDPMQFPREPGKSYPRQASQVPTEKLEGLSRTLFIAAPLLKEDSNLVLNKVRVADYYRHQILNLLNPQSESYIKPQEKNGGPSQILVEFGALAVSLFYAPEVLFDPLTKEQRDLLAHTMLSYGDGTTVPSNWKFFNIFVLSFFKSKGYAVNEKLLVDYLDKSLDHYRGNGWYNDNPAYDYYSMWAFQMYGPLWAEYFGKKYYPEYAQKFLKNFDDLKQEYPYMFGRDGKMIVWGRSMTYRIGAIVPFALMGLQNDPAVNYGWMRRIASGVMKQFLTHPDFMKNNVPTLGVYGSFEPAVQPYSCRGSVYWMGKAFFALMLPKDSPFWTATENDGAWETKMKKDEVYHHFADSSNILITDYPNIGASEIRAWCKVKLIGAWETFRASENYNRLSYNSAFPWQADSVDGVVSMNYLVKNQQKEWEPLRLYDFKKFEDGIYYRDAALETHPGIKLQLADIPLANGILRVDKVSSPVATEIRLGHYALPRLGKDIITTRKNVKGREVVIIDNGVYQLAMVNWLGWEKIYDVNTELVHPESRYSRVINTAVNVDADKEQTFITLMLWKRSGERWTDEELLPIKKTEVRGSAIEIQLYNKPTQLIK; encoded by the coding sequence ATGAAAAGTTTTTTTATTTTAATTGCGGTAAGTGTCTGTTATAGCCAGTTGTTATATGGGCAGGGTGGCTCCCTGAGTTGGGACACGGTATTGCAGCAGAAGAGAGTTGCAAATCAACCTGCTTTTAAGATAACCAATCCCGACTATAAGACAAGCCCGAAAACCGGTATGACCCGGGAACACTGGAAACAAATGGCTTTGTATTTATTAAGGGGGGCGTTTAGTTATGTTGACAATATCGACGATCCGATGCAGTTTCCCAGGGAGCCAGGCAAGAGCTATCCCAGGCAGGCTTCGCAGGTTCCTACTGAAAAACTCGAAGGATTAAGCCGCACTTTATTTATTGCTGCACCTTTGTTAAAAGAAGATTCCAACCTCGTATTGAATAAGGTTCGCGTGGCTGATTATTATCGCCACCAGATATTGAACCTTTTAAACCCGCAGAGCGAATCCTATATTAAGCCACAGGAAAAAAATGGTGGTCCCAGCCAGATACTGGTTGAGTTTGGCGCTTTAGCGGTATCCTTATTTTATGCGCCCGAAGTATTGTTTGATCCTTTAACCAAAGAGCAACGGGACCTGTTAGCGCATACCATGCTCAGTTATGGTGATGGTACAACCGTTCCTTCCAATTGGAAATTCTTCAACATATTTGTATTGAGCTTTTTCAAAAGCAAAGGCTATGCGGTTAATGAAAAACTATTAGTAGACTACCTGGATAAATCCCTGGATCACTACCGTGGCAATGGCTGGTATAATGATAACCCGGCTTACGACTATTACAGTATGTGGGCCTTCCAGATGTATGGACCATTATGGGCTGAATATTTTGGAAAGAAATACTATCCCGAATACGCGCAGAAATTTCTAAAAAACTTTGATGACCTCAAGCAGGAGTACCCTTATATGTTTGGAAGAGATGGGAAGATGATCGTTTGGGGCCGGAGCATGACTTACAGGATCGGCGCCATTGTACCGTTTGCGCTGATGGGTTTGCAAAACGATCCTGCTGTTAATTATGGCTGGATGCGCCGGATTGCTTCGGGTGTAATGAAGCAGTTTTTAACACATCCTGATTTTATGAAGAACAATGTGCCCACACTAGGTGTGTATGGTTCCTTTGAACCTGCGGTTCAGCCCTACAGCTGTCGCGGAAGTGTGTATTGGATGGGCAAGGCCTTTTTTGCATTGATGTTACCAAAGGATAGTCCGTTCTGGACTGCTACAGAAAATGATGGCGCCTGGGAAACAAAGATGAAAAAAGACGAAGTGTATCACCACTTTGCGGATAGTTCAAATATATTGATAACTGACTATCCTAATATCGGCGCTTCGGAGATCAGGGCCTGGTGCAAGGTAAAGTTGATAGGTGCCTGGGAAACATTCCGTGCCAGTGAAAATTATAACCGGCTTTCTTATAACAGCGCATTCCCCTGGCAGGCCGATAGTGTAGACGGCGTGGTATCTATGAACTACCTCGTCAAAAATCAACAGAAGGAATGGGAACCGCTAAGGCTTTATGATTTTAAGAAGTTTGAGGATGGCATTTACTATCGCGATGCGGCACTGGAAACCCATCCGGGTATTAAGCTGCAATTAGCAGATATACCACTTGCCAATGGTATCCTTAGGGTTGATAAAGTCAGTTCACCCGTTGCAACGGAGATAAGACTCGGGCATTACGCGTTGCCAAGGTTAGGCAAAGACATTATTACTACACGCAAAAACGTAAAAGGCAGAGAAGTGGTAATTATTGATAACGGTGTTTACCAGTTAGCAATGGTTAACTGGCTGGGATGGGAAAAGATCTATGATGTAAATACTGAACTGGTGCATCCTGAGAGCAGGTATAGCCGGGTTATCAATACTGCCGTCAACGTGGATGCAGACAAGGAGCAAACTTTTATCACATTGATGCTTTGGAAGAGATCGGGGGAGCGTTGGACGGACGAAGAATTACTGCCCATAAAAAAGACGGAGGTGCGTGGTTCCGCAATAGAAATTCAATTGTATAACAAACCAACCCAACTGATTAAATAA
- a CDS encoding SusC/RagA family TonB-linked outer membrane protein — MLIRFYFRCLLAVSLAFIIQGDTIAQQQNIVVKGTVTTDAGAALANSTVFLKSDSTRASLTGVDGEYQISVPANGTLVFSAVGYARVERNVQGEPVVNVVLTAQTTTIDEVVVTAFGNKQKRSSMVSAISTINPEELKGPTSNLTTMMAGRVGGMIAYQRSGEPGADNAQFFIRGLGTFGTGKQDPLILIDGVESSNTDMARLQPDDIASFSVLRDATASAVYGARGANGVVLITTKGGKAGKTNFTLRSEVTASSNTKNFEFADNITYMTLANEAALTRNPLAPLPYLQTKIDATAKPDADPLLYPSNNWIEQLIKPYTINTRNNLSVSGGAEKARYYIAGTFNVDNGVLKTEQLNNFNSNVKLINYSVRSNVDIKLTSTTDAAVRVYAQFDDYKGPLLGSNGESGGARIFRQAIWSNPVMFPAIYPQSMSEFATHPLFGNAIAPNEGLYVNPYAEMVRGYSEYNRSNLQAQIELKQNLNAITKGLNARLMSFVRRESYTSVSRAYNPYYYTTQVTPEGEVSLLRLNGGGQGSIGTTGTEYLNFVPGGRDVTATFYTEGALNYDRSFGKHALTGMLITTLRNYVSGNMGSLQLSLPARNQGLSGRFSYGYDTRYLAEFNFGYNGSERFADNSRFGFFPSFGLGYVVSNEKFFEPLTGVINSLKFRATYGFVGNDQIGNPADRFFYLSEVQMDNGNYGATFGELYGYTRPGVLVSRYANPNITWEKSEQINLGMDLRLFKSWDLNIDVYRNTRTNILSGRTYIPTTMGLQAAIIANTNEGMSQGLDVMTTYNKDFGGGWSAQMRGNFTYATSKMLKYDEPSYPGNEWYRTRVGNSMAQSYGYIAERLFVDDNEAINSPVQFGGTPGIANGGTYGGGDIKYRDVNGDGVINSQDMVPIGLPTSPEIIYGFGGTIAYKSFDFSFFFQGSARSSFFINSENIAPFVFNSGSQNALLKVVADSYWSEENRNLYAMWPRLSQNFVANNSRETVAGETSTWWMRNGSFLRFKNVELGFNPQQHLIKKFGLSTMRVYVNATNLAVWSNFKMWDPEMGGSGLGYPIQSVYNFGLQIGF, encoded by the coding sequence ATGCTTATTCGATTTTACTTTAGATGCCTGCTTGCAGTTAGCCTTGCCTTTATCATACAAGGTGATACAATTGCACAGCAGCAAAACATTGTAGTAAAGGGTACTGTTACTACAGATGCAGGGGCGGCGCTTGCCAATTCTACCGTATTCCTGAAAAGCGATTCCACGCGTGCTAGCCTTACTGGGGTGGATGGAGAATACCAGATCTCTGTACCGGCAAATGGAACGCTGGTGTTTTCCGCCGTAGGCTATGCACGTGTAGAGCGGAATGTACAGGGCGAGCCTGTTGTTAATGTTGTACTTACTGCTCAAACTACGACTATTGACGAAGTGGTTGTAACAGCTTTTGGTAACAAGCAGAAGCGTTCCAGCATGGTAAGTGCTATTTCAACTATTAACCCGGAGGAGTTAAAAGGACCGACCAGTAACCTTACCACCATGATGGCGGGTAGGGTTGGTGGTATGATCGCCTACCAGCGGAGCGGTGAGCCAGGTGCCGACAATGCCCAGTTCTTTATACGGGGTCTGGGAACATTTGGTACCGGTAAACAAGACCCGTTAATATTAATTGATGGGGTAGAGTCCAGCAATACGGATATGGCTCGTTTGCAGCCTGATGATATCGCTTCATTCAGTGTGCTTAGGGATGCAACAGCGTCGGCCGTATATGGGGCCCGTGGTGCGAATGGTGTGGTATTGATCACTACCAAAGGGGGTAAGGCGGGTAAAACCAATTTTACATTACGCTCAGAAGTTACGGCATCTTCCAATACAAAGAACTTCGAGTTTGCCGATAATATTACTTACATGACATTGGCTAACGAGGCGGCATTAACCCGTAATCCTCTGGCGCCGTTACCCTATCTGCAAACAAAAATTGACGCTACCGCAAAACCTGATGCCGATCCGCTTCTTTACCCCAGTAATAACTGGATAGAGCAACTGATCAAACCCTACACTATTAATACACGTAATAACCTAAGCGTGTCTGGTGGGGCAGAAAAGGCGCGTTACTATATTGCCGGTACCTTCAACGTTGACAATGGGGTCCTAAAAACAGAGCAGCTTAACAACTTTAACAGCAATGTAAAGCTGATCAATTATAGTGTTCGCTCTAACGTAGATATTAAGCTTACTTCAACAACGGATGCTGCAGTAAGAGTGTATGCTCAGTTTGATGATTATAAAGGCCCGCTGCTGGGAAGTAATGGCGAAAGCGGTGGTGCGCGTATCTTCCGGCAAGCTATCTGGTCCAATCCGGTAATGTTCCCTGCTATCTACCCCCAGTCCATGTCTGAATTTGCAACACACCCTTTATTTGGTAATGCTATTGCACCTAATGAAGGGTTATATGTCAATCCTTATGCAGAAATGGTGAGGGGCTACTCAGAGTACAATCGTTCTAACCTGCAGGCGCAGATCGAGCTAAAGCAAAACCTGAATGCCATAACCAAGGGCCTGAATGCAAGGTTAATGTCTTTCGTAAGAAGAGAATCTTATACCAGTGTATCAAGGGCTTACAATCCTTATTATTACACAACGCAGGTTACGCCCGAGGGGGAAGTGAGTTTGCTGCGTTTAAATGGCGGGGGGCAGGGCTCTATAGGCACTACCGGGACCGAGTATCTTAACTTCGTGCCGGGCGGCAGGGATGTTACAGCAACCTTTTATACCGAGGGAGCCTTAAATTACGATCGCAGTTTTGGTAAACATGCCTTAACGGGAATGTTGATCACTACTCTGCGTAATTACGTGTCGGGCAATATGGGAAGTTTGCAATTGTCCTTGCCTGCCAGGAACCAGGGGCTTTCGGGACGATTTTCATATGGATATGATACGCGTTACCTGGCAGAATTTAATTTTGGTTATAATGGGTCTGAACGTTTTGCTGACAACAGCCGCTTTGGTTTCTTCCCCTCTTTTGGTTTAGGATATGTAGTGTCAAACGAAAAGTTCTTCGAGCCTTTAACCGGTGTTATTAACAGTTTAAAATTCAGGGCTACCTATGGTTTTGTGGGTAACGATCAGATCGGGAACCCGGCAGATCGTTTCTTTTACCTCTCTGAAGTGCAGATGGATAATGGCAACTATGGCGCCACTTTTGGAGAATTATATGGCTACACCCGCCCAGGTGTATTGGTAAGCCGCTATGCCAACCCTAACATTACCTGGGAAAAATCAGAACAGATCAACCTGGGTATGGATCTCCGTTTATTTAAATCGTGGGATTTAAACATTGACGTGTACCGTAACACCCGTACGAATATCCTCAGCGGTCGTACCTATATCCCCACCACGATGGGATTACAGGCGGCCATCATTGCTAATACGAACGAAGGGATGAGCCAGGGCTTGGATGTAATGACTACCTATAATAAAGACTTTGGCGGCGGATGGAGTGCGCAAATGCGCGGCAACTTTACCTATGCTACCAGTAAGATGTTGAAATATGATGAGCCGTCTTACCCGGGTAATGAATGGTACCGTACAAGGGTTGGTAATTCAATGGCACAGAGTTACGGTTATATTGCAGAGCGCTTGTTTGTAGATGACAATGAAGCGATCAACTCGCCTGTTCAGTTTGGCGGCACACCCGGTATCGCCAATGGCGGAACCTATGGTGGCGGTGATATTAAATACCGCGATGTAAATGGCGATGGCGTTATCAATAGCCAGGACATGGTTCCGATCGGCTTGCCTACATCTCCCGAGATCATTTATGGATTTGGAGGTACTATTGCTTATAAAAGCTTTGACTTTAGCTTTTTCTTCCAGGGGTCAGCCCGCTCCTCTTTCTTTATCAACTCAGAAAATATAGCTCCGTTTGTATTTAACAGTGGTAGCCAGAATGCCTTATTGAAAGTAGTGGCAGATAGTTACTGGAGCGAAGAAAACCGCAACCTGTATGCCATGTGGCCAAGGTTGAGTCAAAACTTCGTAGCGAATAATAGCCGCGAAACCGTTGCCGGAGAAACCTCTACCTGGTGGATGCGTAATGGTAGCTTCCTGCGATTTAAAAATGTTGAACTAGGTTTTAACCCTCAACAACATCTTATTAAAAAGTTTGGACTTAGCACCATGAGAGTGTATGTAAATGCAACCAACCTGGCTGTATGGAGCAATTTTAAAATGTGGGATCCTGAAATGGGCGGATCGGGCTTAGGATATCCCATTCAAAGTGTGTACAATTTTGGTTTGCAAATTGGTTTTTAA